One segment of Clarias gariepinus isolate MV-2021 ecotype Netherlands chromosome 6, CGAR_prim_01v2, whole genome shotgun sequence DNA contains the following:
- the b3galt1a gene encoding beta-1,3-galactosyltransferase 1: MISKVSCLYLLTVLCWASALWYLSGTRPSTSYIGHMSIPIRKQPPRLAKNVTFSNIRTRTLNPHAFQFLINEPKKCDGNPPFLLILISTNHKEFDARQAIRETWGDESTYGDVRIVTLFLLGHNPEPVLNQMVEQESQIFHDIIVEDFKDSYQNLTLKTLMGMRWVASYCPNAKYVMKTDSDIFVNMDNLVLNLLRPNAQPRQRFFTGHVINGGPIRDTRSKWYMSREVYPENKYPPFCSGTGYVFSGDMAELIYKTSLHTRLIHLEDVYVGLCLRKLGVHPIQNSGFNHWKMSYSLCRYRRVVTVHQISPEEMHRIWNDMSSKKHLKC; the protein is encoded by the coding sequence ATGATCTCCAAGGTGTCATGCCTGTACCTGCTCACGGTGCTGTGCTGGGCCAGCGCTCTCTGGTACCTCAGCGGCACCCGGCCCTCCACCTCCTACATCGGCCACATGTCCATCCCCATTCGCAAGCAGCCTCCGAGATTGGCGAAAAATGTCACGTTCAGCAACATCCGGACACGAACGCTCAATCCACACGCATTCCAGTTCCTGATCAATGAGCCGAAGAAATGCGACGGCAACCCACCCTTCCTGCTCATCCTTATCAGTACCAACCACAAGGAGTTCGACGCAAGGCAGGCCATCCGTGAGACATGGGGAGACGAGAGCACATACGGCGACGTTCGCATCGTCACGCTCTTCCTGCTTGGTCACAACCCTGAGCCGGTCCTCAATCAGATGGTGGAGCAGGAAAGCCAGATCTTCCATGACATCATCGTCGAGGACTTTAAGGATTCTTACCAGAACTTGACGCTAAAAACGCTGATGGGAATGCGCTGGGTGGCATCGTACTGCCCCAATGCCAAGTACGTCATGAAGACTGACAGCGACATATTTGTCAACATGGACAACCTTGTGCTGAACCTGCTCAGACCCAACGCACAGCCCAGGCAGCGATTCTTCACGGGACACGTCATAAACGGAGGACCTATCCGAGACACTCGCAGTAAGTGGTACATGTCCAGAGAGGTGTACCCTGAGAACAAATACCCCCCTTTCTGTTCTGGGACAGGGTACGTGTTCTCTGGTGACATGGCAGAGTTGATCTATAAGACCTCCCTCCATACGCGACTCATTCACTTGGAGGACGTGTACGTGGGGCTGTGTCTGCGCAAGCTTGGGGTCCATCCTATCCAGAACAGTGGCTTTAACCACTGGAAGATGAGCTACAGTCTCTGCCGAtaccgccgagtcgtcaccgtGCACCAGATCTCACCGGAGGAAATGCACAGGATATGGAATGACATGTCTagtaaaaaacatcttaagtgCTAA